In the Solibacillus sp. FSL K6-1523 genome, one interval contains:
- a CDS encoding TrkA C-terminal domain-containing protein, which yields MESKKLQIKQPKYQTIAEDIASKIVEKKYIVGEKIYARSSLASQYGVSAETARRAIAVLQDLEIVEATKGSGVIITSYENAAKFVQRLEGVQSIWELQSTLQQSINKQINELNTLKETTKELINRTNRFRNINPFIPSQLEITENCPFLKKNIGEINFWQNTRATIVGIRKGDDLIMSPGPYATLDAGNVIYFIGDDESLANAQQFLQLHP from the coding sequence ATGGAATCAAAGAAACTACAAATCAAACAACCTAAATATCAAACAATTGCCGAAGATATCGCTTCCAAAATTGTCGAAAAAAAATATATCGTTGGTGAAAAAATTTATGCACGCTCGTCACTCGCATCCCAGTACGGTGTATCTGCAGAGACCGCTCGCCGTGCCATTGCCGTTTTGCAAGATTTAGAAATTGTAGAAGCAACAAAAGGGAGTGGCGTTATTATTACGTCGTATGAAAATGCCGCGAAATTTGTTCAACGGCTTGAAGGCGTTCAATCCATTTGGGAATTGCAATCGACGTTGCAACAAAGCATCAACAAACAAATTAACGAATTAAATACTTTAAAAGAAACAACAAAAGAATTGATTAATCGAACGAACCGATTTCGCAACATTAATCCGTTCATCCCTTCCCAATTAGAAATTACGGAAAATTGCCCTTTCCTCAAAAAAAACATTGGGGAAATTAATTTTTGGCAAAATACAAGAGCAACAATTGTCGGTATTAGAAAAGGTGACGATTTAATTATGTCCCCTGGTCCCTATGCAACACTCGATGCAGGAAATGTAATTTACTTCATTGGTGATGATGAATCCTTGGCAAATGCTCAACAATTTTTACAACTTCATCCATAG
- a CDS encoding HAD hydrolase-like protein, translating into MQNAIIFDMDGTLFQTHLILEGALEQTFEKLRAESLWVDSTPIEKYKEIMGVPLAVVWETLCPQHSFVIRERSNEWFQQFLVQQIEAGRGGLYEGVTETLQQLSEDLPIFIASNGQPAYLQAIVTHYGLDRWIKKVYSIEQIASRDKSLLVHKVIEENKLVRGYVIGDRLSDFQAAKDNNLQSIGVRFDFAQQQELETADFVVDQFSAVLPIIKEEIKIQK; encoded by the coding sequence ATGCAAAATGCAATTATTTTTGATATGGACGGCACATTATTTCAAACGCATCTTATTTTAGAAGGGGCACTCGAACAAACATTTGAAAAATTGCGTGCTGAATCGTTGTGGGTGGATTCAACACCCATCGAAAAATATAAGGAAATTATGGGTGTACCGTTAGCGGTTGTGTGGGAAACGCTTTGTCCACAACATTCATTTGTCATAAGAGAGCGCAGCAATGAATGGTTCCAACAGTTTTTGGTACAGCAAATTGAAGCAGGGCGAGGTGGCTTATATGAAGGGGTTACAGAAACGCTCCAGCAGCTTTCAGAAGACTTGCCAATTTTTATTGCAAGCAATGGGCAGCCTGCCTATTTACAAGCGATTGTGACGCATTATGGGCTTGATCGCTGGATTAAAAAGGTTTACAGCATCGAACAAATAGCTTCACGTGATAAATCACTGCTTGTACATAAAGTTATCGAGGAAAATAAGTTAGTACGCGGCTATGTTATTGGAGACCGCTTATCGGATTTTCAAGCGGCTAAAGATAATAATTTACAATCCATCGGCGTGCGTTTTGATTTTGCACAGCAGCAGGAGTTGGAGACAGCTGATTTTGTTGTCGATCAATTTTCGGCAGTTCTTCCTATTATAAAAGAGGAGATAAAAATTCAAAAGTGA
- a CDS encoding glycine betaine ABC transporter substrate-binding protein produces MRKRNYLLSSIAIGASLLLAACGGGSSSEKDDSLGKINLAYVEWDTEIASTHVVGQVLEDIGYDVSLTPLDNAIMWEAVSKGEADAMVAGWLPATHAAQLEKYGDNLVNLGENLSGAKIGLVVPSYMDVNSIADLKDEAGSTITGIEPGAGIMMATEKALEEYPNLNSWSLLPSSSGAMTVALKQAIANEEDIIVTGWSPHWKFASYDLKYLEDPQGVFGGEETINTFVSTKLEEKAPEAYKVLDAFHWTADDMEKVMLEINDGKKPKDAAADWIKENQDIVKQWTADVK; encoded by the coding sequence ATGAGAAAACGAAACTATTTATTAAGTTCAATAGCAATTGGTGCGAGTCTTCTGCTTGCTGCTTGTGGAGGTGGTTCTTCTTCAGAAAAAGACGATTCACTTGGGAAAATTAATCTTGCTTATGTAGAATGGGATACGGAAATCGCCTCAACTCATGTTGTAGGTCAAGTTTTAGAAGACATTGGCTACGATGTATCACTTACACCGCTTGATAACGCGATTATGTGGGAGGCTGTTTCAAAAGGTGAAGCGGATGCAATGGTCGCTGGCTGGTTACCTGCTACCCATGCTGCGCAGTTAGAGAAGTACGGAGATAATTTAGTAAATTTAGGTGAAAACTTATCTGGTGCAAAAATCGGATTAGTAGTACCTAGTTATATGGACGTGAATTCGATTGCAGACTTAAAAGATGAAGCGGGTTCTACAATTACAGGAATCGAGCCTGGTGCTGGTATTATGATGGCTACTGAAAAAGCACTAGAAGAGTATCCAAACTTGAATTCATGGTCATTACTCCCTTCTTCATCAGGTGCTATGACAGTTGCTTTAAAACAAGCGATTGCCAATGAGGAAGATATTATCGTTACAGGCTGGTCACCACACTGGAAATTCGCTTCGTATGACTTAAAATACTTAGAAGATCCACAAGGTGTTTTTGGTGGCGAAGAGACGATTAATACGTTTGTGAGTACAAAATTAGAAGAAAAAGCTCCTGAAGCATATAAAGTACTCGATGCCTTCCACTGGACAGCAGATGATATGGAAAAAGTCATGTTAGAAATAAATGATGGGAAAAAACCGAAAGATGCTGCTGCTGATTGGATTAAAGAAAATCAAGATATTGTTAAACAATGGACAGCAGACGTAAAATAA
- a CDS encoding ABC transporter permease: MTDMTQLSVIEQFLFYMNENGSYIFSQFVSHFLLSIYGVLLASVVGIPIGIYISKFPRFTGPITTLANIIQTIPTLALMAMIMLVLGLGKTTVIVTVFFYSLLPIIKNTHVGITTINRSLTDAGRGMGMTKLQVLYMVELPLSISVIITGIRIALVIAIGIVAIGAFIGAGGLGDIIIRGTNATNGTAIILAGAIPTALMAILADILLLWLERRLDPTKRKKLRTV, encoded by the coding sequence ATGACGGATATGACACAGCTATCTGTTATAGAGCAATTTCTCTTCTACATGAACGAAAATGGTTCGTATATTTTTTCGCAATTTGTAAGTCATTTTTTGTTATCCATTTATGGTGTTTTACTCGCCTCGGTTGTTGGTATTCCAATCGGTATTTATATTTCGAAATTCCCGCGCTTCACAGGACCGATTACTACATTAGCAAATATTATTCAAACCATTCCGACGCTCGCATTAATGGCGATGATTATGCTTGTTTTAGGTCTTGGAAAAACGACCGTCATTGTAACCGTCTTTTTCTATTCATTATTGCCAATTATTAAAAATACGCATGTCGGCATTACAACGATTAATCGCAGCTTAACGGATGCAGGACGCGGGATGGGCATGACGAAGCTTCAAGTGCTTTATATGGTAGAGTTACCACTTAGCATTTCCGTCATCATTACGGGCATTCGCATTGCGTTAGTGATCGCGATTGGGATTGTCGCAATCGGTGCCTTTATCGGTGCAGGTGGTTTAGGCGATATCATTATTCGCGGGACGAATGCAACGAATGGGACAGCGATCATATTAGCAGGTGCAATTCCTACTGCTCTTATGGCGATTTTGGCAGACATCTTACTTTTATGGTTAGAACGTCGCCTTGATCCTACGAAACGGAAAAAACTTCGTACGGTGTAA
- a CDS encoding quaternary amine ABC transporter ATP-binding protein: MEKLKVENVTKIFGKQSANAMKLVENKMSKTEILQQTGATVGVYDASFTVNEGEIFVIMGLSGSGKSTLIRLLNRLIDPTGGEIYIDGEKITHLKKNQLQLIRREKMSMVFQNFGLFPHRTILDNTQYGLEVRGIAKEERRLKAEKALKNAGLLDYKDQYPHQLSGGMQQRVGLARALANDPEILLMDEAFSALDPLIRKEMQDELLELQANVQKTIIFITHDLNEALRIGDRIAIMKDGKIIQIGTGEEILTNPANAYIRTFLEDVDRSKVLTAEHVMVRPMTINVENDGPKVALQRMREEEISVLIAVDKQRQFKGYITANDALKASQSGEKTIREIVQTDMPIVEPSTLIQDVLPIISDCPTPVAVVDEGKLRGILIRGVIIESLASATQEVEDHE; this comes from the coding sequence ATGGAAAAACTAAAGGTGGAAAATGTCACCAAGATTTTCGGCAAGCAGTCTGCTAACGCAATGAAGCTTGTCGAGAATAAAATGAGCAAAACAGAAATCCTGCAACAAACAGGAGCAACGGTCGGTGTATATGATGCATCCTTTACCGTAAATGAAGGAGAAATTTTCGTTATTATGGGATTATCGGGCAGCGGGAAGTCTACGCTCATCCGCCTATTAAACCGTCTCATTGACCCGACTGGCGGGGAAATTTACATTGATGGAGAAAAAATAACGCACCTTAAGAAAAACCAACTGCAACTTATCCGTCGCGAAAAAATGAGCATGGTTTTTCAAAATTTCGGCTTATTCCCTCACCGCACAATTTTGGATAATACACAATACGGCTTAGAAGTGCGTGGCATTGCAAAGGAAGAAAGAAGATTGAAAGCAGAAAAGGCTTTAAAAAATGCAGGTTTACTTGATTATAAAGATCAGTACCCGCACCAATTATCCGGCGGAATGCAGCAGCGCGTTGGTTTAGCAAGAGCGCTTGCTAATGATCCTGAAATATTACTTATGGATGAAGCTTTTTCTGCACTCGATCCATTAATTCGAAAAGAAATGCAAGACGAATTATTAGAACTTCAAGCAAATGTCCAAAAAACGATCATATTTATTACACATGATTTAAATGAAGCACTTCGCATAGGCGATCGGATTGCGATTATGAAGGACGGGAAAATTATTCAAATCGGTACTGGGGAAGAAATTTTAACGAACCCTGCAAATGCATATATCCGCACGTTTTTAGAGGATGTTGACCGATCTAAAGTATTAACTGCTGAACATGTGATGGTCCGTCCAATGACGATTAACGTTGAAAATGACGGTCCGAAAGTAGCGTTACAACGCATGCGCGAGGAAGAAATTAGTGTGCTTATCGCTGTTGACAAACAACGCCAATTTAAAGGGTATATTACAGCGAATGATGCACTTAAAGCTTCGCAAAGTGGTGAGAAAACGATCCGTGAAATTGTTCAAACCGATATGCCTATCGTTGAACCTTCAACACTCATTCAAGACGTATTACCAATTATATCGGATTGTCCAACACCGGTAGCAGTCGTAGATGAAGGAAAACTTCGCGGAATACTTATCCGTGGTGTCATTATTGAGTCACTTGCCTCTGCAACTCAGGAGGTGGAAGATCATGAGTAA
- a CDS encoding lytic transglycosylase domain-containing protein, with the protein MAAKKKKKPFLSPKVKLFLIVLLIPVALTLYVFTYFTWQQFKGLPFGDQFTEKSVYHQIQEHFDLSIPIEYIPIYVAAEEKYNVPWTLLAAHHRVETRFSSMKTLVSPVGAEGHLQFMPCTFVGWKHPSCKGLGQGDIPEKDKTNPAVIKKYGGYGIDANGDGLADPFDIEDAVYSAANFLAIAGVNKGQFKKAIYQYNHSDAYVEDILKYYNQYKDYDDQLKQIALKE; encoded by the coding sequence ATGGCAGCTAAGAAAAAGAAAAAACCATTCCTTTCACCTAAAGTGAAGCTATTTTTAATCGTGTTATTAATTCCGGTTGCGTTGACGCTTTATGTATTTACTTATTTTACGTGGCAACAATTTAAAGGACTTCCATTTGGGGATCAATTTACCGAAAAGTCCGTGTATCATCAAATTCAGGAGCATTTTGATTTATCTATTCCGATTGAATACATACCGATTTATGTCGCAGCTGAAGAAAAATATAATGTACCGTGGACATTACTGGCGGCCCATCACCGTGTGGAAACGCGTTTTTCGTCGATGAAAACACTTGTGTCTCCAGTTGGGGCAGAAGGGCATCTACAGTTTATGCCATGTACATTCGTTGGTTGGAAACACCCATCATGCAAAGGGCTCGGTCAAGGAGATATTCCCGAGAAGGATAAAACCAATCCTGCTGTTATTAAAAAGTATGGGGGCTACGGCATTGATGCGAATGGGGATGGGCTAGCAGATCCATTCGATATTGAGGACGCTGTTTATAGTGCAGCGAATTTTTTAGCGATTGCAGGTGTTAATAAAGGACAATTCAAAAAAGCAATTTATCAGTATAATCATAGTGATGCGTATGTTGAAGATATATTAAAATACTATAATCAATATAAAGATTACGATGATCAGCTGAAGCAAATTGCGTTAAAAGAATGA
- a CDS encoding osmoprotectant ABC transporter substrate-binding protein, producing the protein MKKLLPLFLVIMLLTACKSNDSSTIRIASAVTTESQILGYMLKDMIEHYTNEDVVLINNLGSSTVLHQAMVNGDANISSVRYTGTDLMGALKQEPISDPGQALEIVQRLFQEKFDMTFYDSYGFDNTYAFMVTKETAEKYQLKTVSDFKNIASSLEVGVDTSWMNREGDGYKAFGTTYGFEFGRVFPMQIGLVYDAVAQGELDAVLGYTTDGRIASYDLVILEDDLHFFPPYDASPFATNALLEEKPEVEKILQLLVGQISNAEMQRLNFLADNNLIEPRIVAKNFLMEHNYFSGGDTP; encoded by the coding sequence ATGAAAAAATTACTGCCTCTCTTCCTAGTCATCATGTTGCTAACAGCGTGTAAAAGTAATGACAGCAGCACAATTCGCATCGCTTCTGCCGTTACAACAGAAAGCCAAATTTTAGGTTATATGCTGAAAGATATGATTGAACATTATACGAATGAAGATGTTGTGCTTATTAATAATCTCGGCTCATCAACCGTACTCCATCAAGCAATGGTCAATGGAGACGCGAATATTTCATCGGTTCGCTACACCGGAACAGATTTAATGGGTGCGCTTAAACAGGAGCCAATAAGCGATCCGGGGCAGGCACTCGAAATTGTTCAACGACTTTTCCAAGAGAAATTTGATATGACATTTTATGATTCCTACGGCTTCGATAACACGTATGCCTTTATGGTCACAAAGGAAACCGCAGAAAAATATCAACTTAAAACGGTTAGTGATTTTAAAAATATTGCCTCCAGTTTGGAAGTTGGTGTGGATACGTCATGGATGAATCGTGAAGGTGATGGCTACAAAGCATTTGGTACCACATATGGTTTTGAATTTGGGCGTGTTTTCCCAATGCAAATCGGACTTGTTTATGATGCCGTTGCACAAGGCGAGCTTGATGCAGTACTTGGTTACACAACAGATGGCCGAATCGCATCGTATGATTTAGTCATTTTAGAAGATGACCTTCATTTTTTCCCGCCATATGATGCGTCTCCATTTGCAACGAACGCTTTATTAGAAGAAAAGCCAGAAGTAGAAAAAATATTACAACTACTTGTCGGACAAATTTCGAACGCAGAAATGCAGCGCTTAAACTTTTTAGCGGATAACAACTTAATTGAACCTCGTATTGTCGCTAAAAACTTTTTAATGGAACATAATTACTTCTCAGGAGGTGACACGCCATGA
- a CDS encoding ABC transporter permease codes for MISFFTENASELLFKTWEHLYISFIALLFGTLIAVPLGVLLSKTKKVTKIVLTITSMLQTVPSLALLAIMIPFLGIGKVPAIVALCIYSLLPILNNTFTGMQSVNESVKAAGKAMGMTPAQSLRMIELPLAMPVIMSGIRLSAVYVISWATLASYIGAGGLGDYIFNGLNLFKIDLIVGGAIVVTLLALVIDFILSRIERNMIPKGLRIQGGRSS; via the coding sequence ATGATTAGTTTCTTCACAGAAAATGCTTCGGAACTTTTATTTAAGACGTGGGAACATCTTTATATTTCATTCATTGCCTTATTGTTCGGTACACTTATTGCCGTTCCTTTAGGTGTCCTGTTATCCAAAACAAAAAAGGTTACAAAAATCGTACTCACGATTACAAGCATGCTGCAAACAGTTCCTTCCCTCGCACTGCTCGCCATTATGATCCCGTTTTTAGGTATTGGGAAAGTACCTGCCATTGTTGCATTGTGTATATACTCCCTCCTACCTATTTTAAATAACACCTTTACAGGCATGCAGTCCGTCAACGAAAGTGTCAAGGCTGCTGGGAAAGCGATGGGGATGACACCTGCTCAATCGCTTCGTATGATTGAGCTGCCACTAGCAATGCCCGTCATTATGTCTGGTATTCGGCTGTCTGCGGTGTATGTCATTTCTTGGGCAACACTCGCCTCTTATATTGGTGCTGGTGGTTTAGGGGACTATATTTTTAATGGATTAAATTTATTTAAAATCGACCTCATTGTTGGTGGTGCGATTGTCGTAACACTATTAGCACTCGTGATTGATTTCATTTTAAGCCGTATCGAACGCAATATGATTCCAAAAGGGCTTCGTATACAAGGAGGACGATCATCATGA
- a CDS encoding GlsB/YeaQ/YmgE family stress response membrane protein, producing the protein MISFIWFLIIGGLLGWLAGVILGRDVPGGIIGNIIAGIVGSWIGSMVLGNWGWKVSDFYVFPALIGAVVLIFIVSFALRSMRKAM; encoded by the coding sequence ATGATCAGTTTCATTTGGTTTTTAATCATCGGTGGTTTGCTAGGTTGGTTAGCGGGCGTTATTTTAGGAAGAGATGTTCCAGGGGGAATTATAGGTAATATTATCGCTGGTATCGTCGGCTCTTGGATTGGTAGTATGGTTTTAGGTAACTGGGGTTGGAAAGTATCCGACTTCTATGTATTCCCTGCTCTAATCGGTGCCGTTGTTTTAATTTTTATTGTCAGCTTTGCTTTAAGATCAATGCGCAAAGCAATGTAA
- the mscL gene encoding large conductance mechanosensitive channel protein MscL — translation MWKDFKAFAMRGNVMDLAVAVVIGAAFGKIVDSLVKNIIMPIVGILTGGIDLTDKWKFGRGDAQVALGVFVQSIIDFLIIAFAIFIVLRIIAKLNHKKEAAVAEAPAPPVDPKEELLKEIRDLLKKEQAE, via the coding sequence ATGTGGAAAGATTTTAAAGCATTTGCGATGCGCGGGAATGTGATGGATTTAGCCGTTGCAGTAGTAATTGGTGCGGCGTTCGGTAAAATTGTTGATTCTTTAGTAAAAAATATCATTATGCCCATCGTTGGGATATTAACAGGTGGCATTGACCTTACGGATAAATGGAAATTTGGTAGAGGTGATGCACAAGTGGCACTCGGCGTATTCGTCCAGTCGATTATTGATTTCTTAATTATCGCTTTTGCTATTTTTATCGTTTTACGAATTATTGCGAAGTTGAATCATAAAAAAGAAGCGGCAGTTGCAGAAGCTCCGGCACCTCCAGTAGATCCAAAAGAAGAATTATTAAAAGAAATTCGCGATTTATTGAAGAAAGAACAAGCTGAGTAA
- a CDS encoding betaine/proline/choline family ABC transporter ATP-binding protein (Members of the family are the ATP-binding subunit of ABC transporters for substrates such as betaine, L-proline or other amino acids, choline, carnitine, etc. The substrate specificity is best determined from the substrate-binding subunit, rather than this subunit, as it interacts with the permease subunit and not with substrate directly.), with the protein MLHIEKLRKVYRGGKVAVDDLTLDIQKGEFIAFIGTSGSGKTTALRMLNRMVEPTSGTVTINGKDMMKINPVTLRRSIGYVIQQIGLMPHMTIRDNITLVPRLLQWQKDKSEATAKHLISLVNLPEAYLDYYPSQLSGGQQQRIGVIRALAAEQDIILMDEPFGALDPITRDTLQDLIKELQKNLNKTIIFVTHDMDEAIKLADKIAIMHDGKLIQFDTPDNILANPINDFVKEFIGSHRLIQQKPNFKTVDEVMIKAISITIERSLDEAIRLMVKSRVDTLFVTDGNNRLLGYLNVESLTGDARSKKSVSEVYIKDIVYMKTGSKLQDSVRRILKRNLNNIPVVDDNNRLIGLITRANIVDIVYETIWGDEEQELKNS; encoded by the coding sequence ATGCTACATATTGAAAAGTTAAGGAAAGTTTATCGCGGTGGAAAAGTCGCCGTCGATGATTTAACACTCGACATTCAAAAAGGAGAATTCATCGCCTTCATAGGTACAAGTGGTAGCGGGAAAACAACCGCACTTCGCATGCTAAATCGCATGGTTGAACCAACAAGTGGGACCGTAACAATCAACGGCAAAGATATGATGAAGATCAATCCCGTTACACTGAGACGTAGTATTGGTTATGTGATTCAACAAATCGGTTTAATGCCGCATATGACCATCCGAGATAATATCACGCTCGTTCCTCGTTTACTTCAATGGCAAAAAGACAAGTCTGAAGCTACGGCAAAACATTTAATTTCATTAGTAAACTTGCCAGAAGCCTATTTAGATTACTACCCCTCTCAATTATCTGGTGGTCAGCAGCAGCGGATTGGTGTTATCCGTGCATTAGCCGCCGAACAAGATATCATTTTAATGGACGAGCCTTTTGGAGCACTTGACCCCATTACGCGCGATACATTACAAGATTTAATTAAAGAACTGCAAAAAAACTTAAATAAAACAATTATTTTCGTTACGCATGATATGGACGAAGCGATTAAATTAGCGGATAAAATTGCGATTATGCATGATGGAAAGCTCATTCAATTCGATACGCCAGATAATATTTTAGCCAATCCCATCAATGATTTTGTCAAGGAATTTATCGGCTCTCACCGTCTCATTCAGCAAAAACCAAACTTTAAAACAGTGGATGAAGTAATGATTAAAGCCATTTCAATTACGATTGAGCGCAGTTTGGATGAAGCCATTCGATTAATGGTCAAATCCCGTGTCGATACGTTATTTGTGACAGATGGCAACAATCGCTTGCTCGGTTATTTAAACGTAGAAAGCTTAACAGGTGATGCAAGGTCGAAAAAAAGCGTGTCGGAAGTTTATATTAAAGACATTGTTTATATGAAGACCGGCTCTAAATTACAAGATTCGGTTCGCCGTATTTTAAAGCGTAATTTAAATAATATTCCCGTAGTCGATGATAATAACCGTTTAATCGGGCTTATTACACGTGCGAACATTGTAGATATCGTTTATGAAACAATTTGGGGCGATGAAGAACAGGAGTTGAAGAACTCATGA
- a CDS encoding cysteine hydrolase family protein: MSKKALIVIDYTYDFVATDGNLTSGAPGQAIEGTITSFIEQFMKQQELVVFANDIHYKEDPFHPETKLFPPHNIIGTPGRDLYGTVKDAYEKYKDQVISFDKTRYSAFAGTNLNILLMERKISEVVLVGVCTDICVLHTAVDAYNLGYTITVPKDGVASFNAVGHDWALQHFQSTLGAKLI; the protein is encoded by the coding sequence ATGTCGAAAAAAGCTTTAATTGTAATTGATTACACGTATGATTTTGTTGCTACAGATGGAAACTTAACGAGCGGTGCACCCGGACAAGCAATCGAAGGTACTATTACTTCGTTCATCGAACAGTTTATGAAGCAGCAAGAATTGGTCGTGTTTGCCAATGATATTCATTATAAAGAAGATCCATTTCATCCCGAAACGAAGCTATTCCCACCTCATAATATTATTGGTACACCTGGGCGCGATTTATACGGAACAGTTAAGGATGCCTATGAAAAATATAAAGATCAAGTCATTTCTTTTGATAAAACACGTTATAGCGCATTTGCGGGAACGAATTTAAACATATTATTGATGGAACGCAAAATTTCCGAAGTAGTGCTCGTCGGCGTTTGTACCGATATTTGTGTATTACATACGGCCGTTGATGCATATAATTTAGGATATACGATTACCGTTCCAAAAGATGGAGTGGCGAGCTTTAACGCGGTTGGGCATGATTGGGCACTTCAGCATTTCCAATCCACACTTGGTGCAAAACTAATTTAA
- a CDS encoding ABC transporter permease gives MSNFLNQIPALPVGDAVEKVMDLFTNTFSTVFKFIQTDGTALMDSVTNLLISIPPIIFILLVAILAFFATGKKFGLAIFSIIGLLFIYNQQLWEQLMNTFTLVLFASIVAIIIGIPLGILMSKSTLADNIIKPILDFMQTMPGFVYLIPAVAFFGIGVVPGVFASVIFALPPTVRFTNLGIRQVSKELVEAADSYGSTGLQKLLKVELPIAKSTIMAGINQTVLLSLSMVVIASMIGAPGLGREVLSALQRAQVGNGFVAGISLVIFAIIVDRLTQSLNKKSI, from the coding sequence ATGAGTAATTTTCTAAATCAAATTCCTGCATTACCTGTTGGGGATGCAGTAGAAAAAGTAATGGATTTGTTTACAAATACATTTTCAACTGTATTTAAGTTTATACAAACGGACGGAACCGCGTTAATGGATTCCGTTACAAATTTACTCATTTCAATCCCTCCGATTATTTTTATATTACTCGTTGCGATACTCGCATTTTTCGCTACTGGAAAGAAATTTGGTTTAGCAATCTTTTCAATAATCGGCTTACTGTTCATTTATAACCAACAGCTTTGGGAGCAATTAATGAACACTTTTACACTCGTATTATTCGCTAGTATCGTTGCGATTATTATTGGGATTCCTTTAGGGATTTTAATGTCTAAGAGCACACTTGCCGACAATATTATTAAGCCTATTCTTGATTTTATGCAAACAATGCCTGGTTTCGTCTATTTAATTCCAGCTGTTGCATTTTTCGGGATTGGTGTTGTACCAGGTGTGTTTGCATCCGTAATCTTTGCTCTGCCCCCTACTGTTCGCTTTACGAATTTAGGTATTCGCCAAGTATCAAAGGAATTAGTAGAAGCAGCTGATTCATACGGAAGTACGGGTCTTCAAAAGTTACTAAAAGTAGAGCTTCCAATTGCTAAATCTACCATCATGGCTGGGATCAACCAAACGGTATTGCTTTCATTATCAATGGTCGTAATCGCTTCAATGATTGGAGCTCCTGGTTTAGGACGCGAAGTATTATCTGCTTTACAACGTGCTCAAGTCGGAAACGGCTTTGTCGCTGGAATTAGTTTAGTTATTTTTGCAATTATCGTTGACCGATTAACGCAAAGCTTAAATAAAAAATCAATATAG